TTGCCCGGGTCGTTGACGCGACGAACGGACGCCGGTTCGACAGGCGTGCATCCTGCGCATTGTTGATAACCGGCGCAAAGGGCTCGCGGGGGGTGACAGAGCCTTATGGCGTGTTATCCGGAGATAACCCAGCCAGCTCTCGACACGGAACCGAGACTTCCATGCGCATCACCTTGATCGGCTCCCGTCATTTCGGCGTGATCACCCTGAACATGCTCCGGGAGCACAGCGTGGACATCGCGCGGGTCGTGGTCGCCGATGGCGCGGACCGCCTCGCCACGACCGCCCGCTCGGCCGGCATCGAGGTGGTGGTCCAGGCCAACCCAAAGCTGGTGGCCGCCTTCGAGATCGCGCCGAAGACCGACCTGATCATCACGGCGCACAGCCACGCCCGCGTCTCCAGGGAGGCGCTCGCCGTCTCGAGGCTCGGCGGCATCGGCTACCACCCATCGCTGTTGCCGCGTCACCGCGGCAAGGCCGCCGTGGAGTGGACCATCAAGGAGGGCGACCCGATCGCCGGCGGCACGATCTACCACCTCGCCGACCGCATGGACGCCGGCGCGATCGCCGCCCAGGACTGGTGCTTCGTCAAGAAGGGCGAGACGGCGCGCGATCTTTGGGAGCGGGCGCTGGCCCCGCTCGGCCTGAAGCTGCTTGCGGAAATCATCGACTACATCAAGGTCCACAAGGCGCTGCCGGCAAAGCCGCAGGACGAGCAGTTCGCGACCGCCGCGCCGAGCCTGTCGTAAGCCCGCGGCAGATTCATTCTTAACGTCGCGAATCCAGCCGATTCCACGCCAAAACGGGCGAGAACAGACAAATAAACCATTGTTTCCACAGGAACAATTTTCACTTTGGCGTTGCAGCAAATTTCTGTCACATTTCCCCCGAATAAGCGTCAGCATCTCAGACATAGGCAGGGACAGAAATTCATGCGTTTTGATCGCATTGCGTTGATTTTTACCGCCGCGATTGCCGCCGGTTCGCTCGCTGCGCCCGCGTTCGCCCAAAACCCCTATGACGGCAACTGGCAGGTCACCATCGTGACCAAGAGCGGCTCCTGCGAGCCGACCGCAAGCTCCATGCTGACGGTTTCCGACGGCCGAATCACGGCGCCCGGCGCTAACGTTTCCGGCACCATCGGCCGGGAAGGCCTTGTGAAAGTTTCGATCAATGGTGCATATGCCAACGGTCAACTCAGCGGCAACGCCGGATCGGGAAAGTGGAATGGAGCATCAGCAGGCATACCGTGCAGCGGGCGGTGGGAAGCATCGCGCCAATAAACCGACCGAGGCTCGGCACATGAACCGGCGGCTGCTCGTTGCGGCCGCCGTTTTGTTTGTGGCCTCAGTCGCAAATTCGGAAAGCAAGGCGCAGTCCGGTCCGTTCGCGGCCCTCGCCGGCAGCTGGAGTGGCGGCGGCACCGTCATCCTCGACGACGGTTCGACCGAACGCATCCGTTGCCGCGCCAAATATGCGCCCGCTGGTCCCATCATGGAGATGGTGCTGACCTGCGCCAGCGACGCCTACAAGTTCAACCTCTCCGCAAGTGTCCGTGCGGAAGGCAGTGCCATCACCGGCAGTTGGAGCGAAGCCAGCCGCAACATCAGCGGCGCGCTTCAGGGCCGCGGCGGCGGCGGAACCTTCGAGGTGGTTGCCATGACCGCAGGCTTCAACGCCAACATCGTGCTGCGCACCAGCGGCAACAGGCAGACGGTCACGCTGCGGGCCGACAGCCAATTCCGCGGCGCCAACATCTCGCTGGCGCGCTAAAGATTGTTGTTTGCGCATGATCTCCGCGCAAGCGCGTTCCGCGTTTGTCGCGAGGGAAAACCGCGTCCCACTCTTCTGGATCATGCTTTAGCTTCGATCTCGTTTCGACACGTGATCCGGCGACCCCGCCGGATCGCTTTTTATGCCTTCGGCGCGCGACCTTCGCCCCGCATCGCGCCGGAATGGCATCGGGGCACGGCAGCCTATCCCGCGCAGACGTGCAACGCTGCATCGACAGATTTGGCCGTTGCAAACTTGCGCCTGGTCGCCGATACCGGCCTGCCCTCTCTCCTTCCCTCTCCTGCTTCCGCGCCGATGAGCAACACCCCGTCCAAACCGATGGCCGCGCTGTGGATGGCCGGCTGGCTGTCACTGACGCTGGTCATGGCGGTCGCCGGACGCGAGGCGGCGCGGCAGATGAACGTCTTCCAACTCATGGAAGTGCGCTCGCTGATCGGTTTCGTCTTGCTCTATCCGATCATCTATCGCGCCGGCGGCTTTGCGACGCTCAAGACCGTTCGCCTGCCCCAGCACATCGTGCGCAACCTGATCCACTACGTCTCGCAGCTCGGCTGGTTCTTCGCGCTGACGCTGATCCCGATCGGCCAGGTGGTAGCGATCGAGTTCACCATGCCGATCTGGACCGCGATGCTGGCTGCAAGCTTCCTGTCCGAGCGCATGACGACGTGGAAGATTGCCGCCGTCGTGCTTGGCCTCGTCGGCGTGATCATCATCGTCCGGCCGGCCGCGGGCGAGATCAATCCCGGCCAGTTGATCGCGCTCGGCGCAGCCATGGGTTTTGGCGTGTCGATGGTGCTGGTGAAGTCGCTGGCGCGCACTGAGAGCGCGCTATCGATCCTGTTCTGGATGATCGTCGTGCAGGCGGTCGCGGGCTTCTTTCCGGCGCTCTATGTCTGGGCCTGGCCGCCAACGCATCTCTGGGGCTGGGTGATGGTGGTCGCCATCTGCGGCACCTTCGCGCATTACTGCCTCGCCAGCGCGATGCGCTACGCCGACGCCACCATCGTCGTGCCGATGGATTTCCTGCGGGTTCCCCTGACCGCGACTGCCGGCTGGTTGCTGTATTCAGAGCAGCTCGACGCATGGACGGTGTTCGGCGCCGTGCTGATCCTGCTGGGCAACCTTCTGAATTTGAAGCCGGCGCAGGCTCCCGTCCGCGCGCAGTGAACCAATTCGATGGGGCTCGCGACCAATGCGAGTAGCAAAGCGTGACCTGGATCACGCTGAAGGGGCGGCCTTTCGGGGCATACTCGGCTATCAGCAAGGGTTGGGCGCTGTGGGTGCTGACGCACGGCGTTTTCGTGTAAGTTCGGCCCACCTCGTTGCTGCTTCGAATTCGATACTGTTGGGGATTTCAGATGCGCTACCTCACCATCCTCCTTTCCCTGATCTGCATGGCGTTGTCGGTCAGCGCCGCGAAGGCCGACCGTCGAGTCGCCTTCGTGGTCGGCAACGGCGCCTACAAGAACGTCGCGCAATTGCCGAATCCGCCGATTGACGCCAGGGCGATGGCGGCGACGCTGCGCAACGTCGGCTTCGAGGTAATCGAGGGGTCCAACCTCAGCCGCGACCAGATGACCGAAAAGCTGCTGGACTTCGGGCGCAAGGCGCAGGGCTCCGACATCGCTGTATTCTATTACGCCGGTCACGGCATTGCCGTTGGCGGCACCAACTACCTCCTGCCGGTCGATGCCGACATCAAGTCGGAGATGGACGTCAAGCTCGGCGCCGCCATCAACATCGATCTGACACTCGACCAGACCATGGGCGATGCCAAGGTCAAGCTGGTGTTCCTCGACGCCTGTCGCGACAATCCCTTTGCCGCCAAGATCAAGTCGAACTCCGCCACCCGCAGCGTCAACGTGCAAAGCGGCCTTGCCGAGATGAAGTCCGGTGAAGGCACGCTGATCGCGTTCGCCACCGGTCCCGGCCAGACCGCGCTCGACGGCCAAGAGGGCAACAACAGCCCGTTCACCCGCGCGCTGATCGACAACATCACCAAGCCCGGCGTCGAGATCCAGCAGGCGATGACGTCTGTGCGCGCCCAGGTCAACGAGGAGACCCACAAGGGTCAGCTTCCCTGGGGCCACACCAACCTGATCGGCGCCGTCTATCTCAATCCAGCGCAGCAGGGCCAGCAGGTGGCCAACGCGGCGCCGACCGCGACGGGTACAGCTCCCACCGCTGCAAGCGGCAATTCGGACGCAGCCAACGTCGAGGTCGAGTACTGGCGCTCGGTGAAGGAATCCAACAAGCCGGAAGAGCTCAACGCCTATCTCTCGGCCTACCCGAACGGCCAGTTCAAGGCCCTGGCGCTGGCGCGGCTGGCGGCCATCAAGAGCGGACCGTCGACGACAACCCGCAATCTCAATGGCGGCGTCGATCCCGCGACCTTCACGGATGAGGCAAGCCAGCTCACCGAGGACCAGATCGGGCTCGACAAGGGTATGCGTCGCGACGTTCAACGCCGGCTGACCGGGCTTGGTTTCGACACCAAAGTGACCGGGATGTTCGATGACGGGACCCGTAGCGTGATCAAGCGCTGGCAGGCGGCGCGCGGCTATCCGGTCTCCGGCTACCTC
This genomic interval from Bradyrhizobium sp. CB82 contains the following:
- a CDS encoding caspase family protein; translation: MRYLTILLSLICMALSVSAAKADRRVAFVVGNGAYKNVAQLPNPPIDARAMAATLRNVGFEVIEGSNLSRDQMTEKLLDFGRKAQGSDIAVFYYAGHGIAVGGTNYLLPVDADIKSEMDVKLGAAINIDLTLDQTMGDAKVKLVFLDACRDNPFAAKIKSNSATRSVNVQSGLAEMKSGEGTLIAFATGPGQTALDGQEGNNSPFTRALIDNITKPGVEIQQAMTSVRAQVNEETHKGQLPWGHTNLIGAVYLNPAQQGQQVANAAPTATGTAPTAASGNSDAANVEVEYWRSVKESNKPEELNAYLSAYPNGQFKALALARLAAIKSGPSTTTRNLNGGVDPATFTDEASQLTEDQIGLDKGMRRDVQRRLTGLGFDTKVTGMFDDGTRSVIKRWQAARGYPVSGYLNKLQHKALLSEIIATTVPTASSGSSGQQPPRRTPSNTASAPAPAPAQRSGGGDAAGAAFIGGVMGGVVGGMLRR
- a CDS encoding formyltransferase family protein, yielding MRITLIGSRHFGVITLNMLREHSVDIARVVVADGADRLATTARSAGIEVVVQANPKLVAAFEIAPKTDLIITAHSHARVSREALAVSRLGGIGYHPSLLPRHRGKAAVEWTIKEGDPIAGGTIYHLADRMDAGAIAAQDWCFVKKGETARDLWERALAPLGLKLLAEIIDYIKVHKALPAKPQDEQFATAAPSLS
- a CDS encoding DMT family transporter, with the translated sequence MSNTPSKPMAALWMAGWLSLTLVMAVAGREAARQMNVFQLMEVRSLIGFVLLYPIIYRAGGFATLKTVRLPQHIVRNLIHYVSQLGWFFALTLIPIGQVVAIEFTMPIWTAMLAASFLSERMTTWKIAAVVLGLVGVIIIVRPAAGEINPGQLIALGAAMGFGVSMVLVKSLARTESALSILFWMIVVQAVAGFFPALYVWAWPPTHLWGWVMVVAICGTFAHYCLASAMRYADATIVVPMDFLRVPLTATAGWLLYSEQLDAWTVFGAVLILLGNLLNLKPAQAPVRAQ